The Novosphingobium aromaticivorans DSM 12444 genome segment TCAACCTCGCCACCGTCACCTGGCTGTTTGAAGGCGCGATCGATCACCGCGACAGCCTGGGCTCCTTCGCCACGATCCGCCCCGGACAGGTAAACCTGATGACCGCCGGCAGCGGCATCGTCCATTCGGAACGCTCGCCCGCGACCGAGCGCCCCGGCGGCCCGCACCTCTACGGCATGCAGACATGGCTCGCCCTGCCCGACGGCAAGGAGGAGATCGCCCCCGCCTTCGAACAGGTCACCGCCCTGCCGCTGGTGGAGGATGTCTGCGTCAACGCCCGCGTGATCATGGGCACCCTCTGGGGCCAGACTGCGCCCACCACCCAGCACGCCGCCACGATCTATGCCGAAATCCTGCTCGCCCCGGGCGGCAGCCTGCCGATCGACGCCGACGCAGACGAACGCGCCGTCATGCTCGTCGGCGGAGAAGCCGAAATCGACGGCCACCCGCTCGCCCTCTACGACCTCGTTGTCCTCGCGCCCGGTGCAATCCTGAAACTGCAATCCGGAACCGGCGGCCGCGTCATGCTCATGGGCGGCGAAGCCTTCTCCACCAAGCGCCACGTCTGGTGGAACTTTGTCAGCTCCTCGCGCGAGCGCATCAACCAGGCGAAAGCGGACTGGCAGGAAGGCCGCTTCCCGAAAGTCCCGGGCGACGAGGAGGAATTCATCCCGTTGCCCAAGGTGGCGACGACGGTGAGCTATCCTTGAGCCCGCCCGGTGCTTACGCCAGTGCGCGATAGGTGAAGTTTCGGAACAGGACTTCACCCTCGCCGGCAGCATACAGGGCCGGACGCAGGCTCAGAAGGTTATCAACCGTGTTGGCATTATAGCCGGTTACCTCCGAGCGAACGCCGTGCCGGGTCCAGTTCTTGCCATCCAGGCTGTAGTAGAAGGTGACGACCTGCTCCTGGTTGGTGATGCGCATGAAAATGCGCCGCGCAGGGGGGGCAGGCTCCGGCCAGTATGATGCCTTGCCACCTCTCCAGGTCGTCATCCGGTGTCCGTCGATGCCCATGCCGAGGAACAGCCGGTCATCGAAAAACAGCAGAAGTCCGCCCGACGTCTTGTCGGTCAGCTCGAGTTCGACACTGACTTCGTAGGATCTGTCGCCCACTTGCTGGGTAAGAACCACCCCGTCGGACGGGCCCTTGCCCTTTGCCTTCAGCGTAAGCGCACCATCACCAATGGCAATTCGCGCGGTTTCCGCCGGTGCGCTTCCATAAAGATTCCACAACGTGCCCAAGCGGTCCGTGTGGAAGGAATCCGAATGCGCCATGCCATGAGGCTGCGCCGGTCCGCGCGGTTTGCGCAGCGGTTCCGACAGATCCCCGCCGGTTGCCCGGAACCAGCCGTCTGGCGTCCACTCGATCGGCTCGACGAGAGTCTGCCGTCCGAGCGTGTGATAACCGTTCTCGTAGCCGTGGTAGACCATGTACCACTGCCCGCCCGGTCCTTCGACACACGTCGCATGCCCCCGCGACCACCACATTTCCTGCCGGGAATGCGTGCGCTGGATCGGGTTGTGAGGGCAGTTTTCCCAAGGCCCGTGGATCGAGCGCGACCGCGCGGCAACGATCATGTGTCCCGTCGCAGGGCCGCTTGTCCCGCCAACCGCGTTGACGAGGTAGAAGTAATCTCCCCGGCGGAACAGCTTGGGTCCCTCGGGCGAGTAGGCTTCGGTGATCCAGTCGTCGGGATAGCGCCAAGCCTGATAGGCCGTCTCGACAGGCCCGTCGGTGGCAAGACCATCCGCAGTCAGGCGCACACGCTTGCCATCGTTGAAGAAAAGATAACGATGCCCGTCCTCCCCGACCACATGGCCGGGATCGATCAGACCTCCAACCTTGAGATCGATCGGATCGCTCCACGGTCCCTCCATGGAAGGCGCGTGAATGACGAATGTGTTCGCGAAGCTCGGCAAATCGGTCGACCACGGTGCCTTCATGAAAGGTATGTAGATGAAGTAACGACCGTCGTGCTTTGCAATATCGACCGCGAAGACCGTGCCCAGCGGTTTGGCCAAGGCTGGACCGAGTGGACGCCAGTTCACGAGATCACGCGAATGCCAGATCAGCAAACCGGGCGCGGAATCGAAGGAGGAATGCGTCATGTAGTAATCGTCGCCGTCCTTCAGGACGGAAGGATCCGGGTAGTCGCCGGAAAGCACCGGATTGAGGAACCGACCGTCGCCAAGATCCGCAATGCGCTGCCCTTCGATGCCCGTGCGCCAGCGCGGACCATCGCGGTCTGCGGCTGGTTTGAATTTGGCGTCGTCCTTCTTCGCTGCGTTTGCAGCCAAACCCGAGCCGCTGATCCCCAAAGCCCCCGCGACGGCAAGCTTCATGGCTGTTCTGCGAGATTCCAACGCCCTCTCCTTTTTAGATTTTCTATTCTAATTGAAGATCGCGCTCCAGATCAAGGAGAACCGTGAAAATCAAATCCCGGCGGGCGCAGGGCTGCAAACCCTGACACGACGCTCTTTGATACGTTGATCGAGGCTCACTGCGGGAGAGCTTGAGAATTGCATTTGCCAGTCAGGTCGTGTGGATCACCGGGCGTCGTCCGGTATGGGCGTGGCCATTCATTCTCTGGGAGAAGCGCCCAATGAACGCTTGTCTCAACCGCCCAGCCACTCAGCCGCAATCTCCCCCTGATGCCCCTCCGGCGCGAGCGCGGCACGCAGGGCTTCCAGCATGGACGGCAACGCCTGCGTAAAGGCATAAGGCGGGTTCACAATGAACAGGCCCGCGCCGTTGTAGATGCCGGGCTGGTCGGCATCGTAGAGCCAATGTTCCACGTTCAGGAATTTCGGGATGCCGAGCCTGCGCAGCTGTTCCTTCCACCGGACATGCGTGGCGCGGTCTTTCAGCGGATACCAGATCACCGTCACGCCATGCGACCATTTGCGGTGCGCGGCTGCAAGCGTGGCCGTGATACGTGCGCGTTCGTCCGTCTGCTCGTACGGCGGGTCCACCACCACCACGCCGCGCGGGGTGCGGGGCGGCAGCATCGCCAGCCAGAATTCGTAAGCGTCGCGCTCATGCACCGCAGCGCCTGTGCCCCGCATCGCACCGCGCAGGGCATAGGCGTCTTCGGGATGCTTTTCGTTGACGATCAGGGCGTCCTGCGGGCGTAGCAGCTGCACCAGAATCCGCGGCGAGCCGGGGTAGAGGTGCGGCTCGGCCCCGACATTCACTGCCTGTACGGCCGCGCGGTAGTCGTCCAGCAAGGGGTTCGGATCGGCAAGGGCCCGCAGCACGCCCTGCGCGGACTCGCCGGTGCGTTGGGCCGCGTCGCCGTGAAGGTCGTACAGTCCGCAGCCGGCATGGGTATCGATCAGGGTCAGCGCGCTATCTTTGAGCTGCAAGGCCCGCACAAGAGCTATCAGCAGGCTGTGCTTCACGACATCGGCGCTATTGCCGGCATGGAAGGAATGGCGATAATTCATTGCGATTCAGACCCCTGACGATCTGCCTTGATACGAGCGGCTGGGTGCGGAAGCCGGGCGCGAGACTATCGAGACAACCACTCCCGCGCCCGTATAGAGTCGAGCGGAAACCTTCAAAGCACTTCTGCAATGCACGTCTGCGCGGGCCGGCATTGGCAATCGCCCATCTGCCCGTACCGCAGAGCCCCCTTCCCTCTCCTGCCAAAGCCTGACACGATGCCTTTAATGGGTCGGTTAAGACTCGCCCAAGGGAGAGCAGAATGGCGTTTGCAGGGCAGGTTGTGTGGATCACCGGAGCGTCCTCCGGCATAGGCGCAGCGATGGCGCGGGCTTTGGCTGCGCAAGGTGCGAAACTGGTCCTGTCAGGGCGCAACGAGGCGGCTCTGGCGGAACTGGCCCGAAACTGCGGCGATGCGCTCGTCCTGCCCTTCGAGGCGACCGACTATGCTGCCGCCGCCAGCGCCGCCAAAAAGGCGTGGAACTGGCAGGGCCACATCGACATGCTGGTCAACAACGCCGGCATCTCGCAGCGCTCGCTTGCCGTGGATACCGCGTTCGAGGTCTACGAGCGCATCGTCGCGGTCGATCTTCTCGCGCCCATCGCGCTGACGCAGGCGCTGTTGCCGCGCATGGCGGAGCGCAAGTCCGGGCGGATCGTCATGGTCTCCAGCATCGCCGGCAAGGTCGGTTCGCCCATGCGCACCGGCTACAGCGCGGCCAAGTTCGGGCTGTTCGGTTATTCCGACGCCCTGCGCGCCGAAGTAGCGGGCCTCGGCATCAAGGTACACGTCATCGCGCCCGGCTCGATCCGCACCGATGTTTCGCGCAACGCCATCACCGCCGATGGTTCGCGCCGGGGCGTGAGCGACAAGGCCATCGAGAACGGGCTCGACCCGGCCGACGCAGTGGACCAGATGCTCTCGGCCATCGCCGCGGACGAACGCGAGATCATCATGGGTGAAGGCATGGAAAAGGAAATCGGCGAATTGCGCCGCACGCCCGACGCCCTGCACGATCGCATGGCGGCAGTCGTCGCGGCGGGCTATGCCCAGAAGATGGATGAGGGAGCCAGCGAATGACCGACCTTCAACGCGTGAGACTCGCGAGCGGCATCGAACTTGATGTGTTGGACGTCGGGCCAAGGGAAGCGCCCGTCCTCATCTTCCTGCACGGCTTTCCCGAAAGCCACCGCACCTGGCGCCACCAGATCGCGCACCTCTCCACCCGCTTTCGCTGCATCGCGCCCGACCAGCGCGGTTATCGCGGCTCGTCCAAACCGGAAGGCGTCGAGAACTACACGCCGGACAAGCTGATCGGAGACGTGTTCCAGCTCGCCGATGCGCTTGGCGTCCAGCAGTTCACCATTCTCGGCCACGACTGGGGCGGTGCCATCGCCTGGGGCGTCGCGCTGCTCGGCCAGGGGACGCGCGTCACCCGCGCGGTCATCGCCAATGCACCGCACCCGGTGATCTTCCCCCGCCTGCTCTGGACCGACCGTCAACAGCGCGAGGCCAGCCAGTACATGCGCGCCTTCCGCGACACGGCCAACGACGCGATGGTGCGCGAACACGGCCTTGGCGCGCTACTGGCACAGGCGCTCAAGTGGGAACGCGCGCCGACCATGGAAGAGGAAGAGCGCGCCGCCCTGTTCAAGGACTGGTCGAACCCCGACGCCGCAATCGCCATGCTCAACTGGTATCGCGCCAGCCCGATGGCCGTGCCGCCGATGGACGCGCCGTTCGAACTGCCCGAAGGCTACCGGGACGCCGCCGTCCCGCCGCTCGCCATACCCACGCTGGTGATCTGGGCGATGGACGACATGGCGCTGCCGCCCTGCAACCTCGACGGCATGGACAGGCTGGTCACCAACCTCACGGTGGAACCTGTGCACGATTGCGGGCATTTCGTGCCTTGGGAAGCGCCAGACGTCGTCAACGCCGCGCTTGACCGGTTCCTCGGCTAGTCCTTCCCGAACCACTCCACCCACGCCCCATGTGCGTGGGCCGTGCCGAGGACCGCAGGCTCCCCGCCGCCCGGCCAATGCCGCACGGTCAGTTCGTGGCGGAAGGT includes the following:
- a CDS encoding SDR family NAD(P)-dependent oxidoreductase encodes the protein MAFAGQVVWITGASSGIGAAMARALAAQGAKLVLSGRNEAALAELARNCGDALVLPFEATDYAAAASAAKKAWNWQGHIDMLVNNAGISQRSLAVDTAFEVYERIVAVDLLAPIALTQALLPRMAERKSGRIVMVSSIAGKVGSPMRTGYSAAKFGLFGYSDALRAEVAGLGIKVHVIAPGSIRTDVSRNAITADGSRRGVSDKAIENGLDPADAVDQMLSAIAADEREIIMGEGMEKEIGELRRTPDALHDRMAAVVAAGYAQKMDEGASE
- a CDS encoding alpha/beta fold hydrolase; the encoded protein is MTDLQRVRLASGIELDVLDVGPREAPVLIFLHGFPESHRTWRHQIAHLSTRFRCIAPDQRGYRGSSKPEGVENYTPDKLIGDVFQLADALGVQQFTILGHDWGGAIAWGVALLGQGTRVTRAVIANAPHPVIFPRLLWTDRQQREASQYMRAFRDTANDAMVREHGLGALLAQALKWERAPTMEEEERAALFKDWSNPDAAIAMLNWYRASPMAVPPMDAPFELPEGYRDAAVPPLAIPTLVIWAMDDMALPPCNLDGMDRLVTNLTVEPVHDCGHFVPWEAPDVVNAALDRFLG
- a CDS encoding family 43 glycosylhydrolase, whose translation is MKLAVAGALGISGSGLAANAAKKDDAKFKPAADRDGPRWRTGIEGQRIADLGDGRFLNPVLSGDYPDPSVLKDGDDYYMTHSSFDSAPGLLIWHSRDLVNWRPLGPALAKPLGTVFAVDIAKHDGRYFIYIPFMKAPWSTDLPSFANTFVIHAPSMEGPWSDPIDLKVGGLIDPGHVVGEDGHRYLFFNDGKRVRLTADGLATDGPVETAYQAWRYPDDWITEAYSPEGPKLFRRGDYFYLVNAVGGTSGPATGHMIVAARSRSIHGPWENCPHNPIQRTHSRQEMWWSRGHATCVEGPGGQWYMVYHGYENGYHTLGRQTLVEPIEWTPDGWFRATGGDLSEPLRKPRGPAQPHGMAHSDSFHTDRLGTLWNLYGSAPAETARIAIGDGALTLKAKGKGPSDGVVLTQQVGDRSYEVSVELELTDKTSGGLLLFFDDRLFLGMGIDGHRMTTWRGGKASYWPEPAPPARRIFMRITNQEQVVTFYYSLDGKNWTRHGVRSEVTGYNANTVDNLLSLRPALYAAGEGEVLFRNFTYRALA
- a CDS encoding 23S rRNA (adenine(2030)-N(6))-methyltransferase RlmJ, giving the protein MNYRHSFHAGNSADVVKHSLLIALVRALQLKDSALTLIDTHAGCGLYDLHGDAAQRTGESAQGVLRALADPNPLLDDYRAAVQAVNVGAEPHLYPGSPRILVQLLRPQDALIVNEKHPEDAYALRGAMRGTGAAVHERDAYEFWLAMLPPRTPRGVVVVDPPYEQTDERARITATLAAAHRKWSHGVTVIWYPLKDRATHVRWKEQLRRLGIPKFLNVEHWLYDADQPGIYNGAGLFIVNPPYAFTQALPSMLEALRAALAPEGHQGEIAAEWLGG
- a CDS encoding pirin family protein; the protein is MTEPFIQIITPVAHDLGAFEVRRAIPSRQRTMVGPFIFVDQFGPAHLPDGTAMDVRPHPHINLATVTWLFEGAIDHRDSLGSFATIRPGQVNLMTAGSGIVHSERSPATERPGGPHLYGMQTWLALPDGKEEIAPAFEQVTALPLVEDVCVNARVIMGTLWGQTAPTTQHAATIYAEILLAPGGSLPIDADADERAVMLVGGEAEIDGHPLALYDLVVLAPGAILKLQSGTGGRVMLMGGEAFSTKRHVWWNFVSSSRERINQAKADWQEGRFPKVPGDEEEFIPLPKVATTVSYP